In Leptotrichia sp. oral taxon 215 str. W9775, one genomic interval encodes:
- the smpB gene encoding SsrA-binding protein SmpB: MVLARNKKAFHDYFIEDKLEAGMELVGTEVKSVKAGKVSIKESFIRIIKNEIFIMNMHITPYEFGNINNLPESRVRKLLLNRKEIEKWAAKIKEQGYTIIPLSVYTKQRLVKMEIGLAKGKKLHDKREALKRKDQERDMKKVQKDFRK, from the coding sequence ATGGTACTGGCTAGAAATAAAAAAGCATTTCATGATTATTTCATTGAGGATAAGCTGGAAGCTGGAATGGAACTTGTAGGAACAGAAGTTAAATCTGTGAAGGCAGGAAAAGTAAGTATAAAGGAAAGCTTCATAAGAATTATAAAAAATGAGATTTTCATAATGAATATGCATATAACACCGTATGAATTTGGAAATATAAACAATCTTCCCGAATCGAGGGTAAGAAAACTTCTCCTTAACAGGAAGGAAATAGAAAAATGGGCAGCTAAGATAAAGGAGCAGGGATATACGATAATTCCTTTGTCTGTCTACACGAAACAGAGACTTGTAAAAATGGAGATAGGGCTTGCAAAAGGGAAAAAATTGCATGATAAGAGGGAAGCCCTTAAAAGAAAAGACCAGGAAAGGGATATGAAAAAGGTACAGAAGGATTTTAGAAAATAA